A single Oncorhynchus mykiss isolate Arlee chromosome 22, USDA_OmykA_1.1, whole genome shotgun sequence DNA region contains:
- the LOC110502091 gene encoding interleukin-1 receptor type 1 codes for MDWSQRLQLLLFSLLCLTGNSKAVGELCVDKGRETEWVFSVSGDAAMLTSTLLDLNMSDNHSIPYNISWYYLRTGTELTRETGKTLVQGKTLWIFNITMEDAGDYECVVRQPSECYKKVALLIVNHTNPKECGRPEKAQHVLTNTATSFLNCPLSDQIREVDNYSIQWYKGCEPIVEDDPLWHRFSYVSHSTMELLRVEVVTLEDHAFYTCTMTFNLEGLSGRISETINGTVDVEYCLEPKVVEPANEIIKADLGSSFSKMCRVFVPSVGNKHCANLNWISRENSISKIVSERIFQESEREWREEEGVWLERNLNFLTVEEEDFSIHYTCKVSSDRGSPSASFTLQPTDPNNLFPIGVLLTSLVLVFTVSVVIYHRFKIDIVLSLRRVFPLLYPNTDSDGKLYDAYVAYPRLFGDGGRACGEAEMFALHTLPQVLEGRCGYRLFILGRDSLPGEAVVDAVEESMLASRCLLLVYSGSTFCSDSSGVLEAWQMFERQTAMHHALLEGSLKVVLVELEEVTPTQLALFPESVRHLRERQGAVCWWKSSRTRRNKGLRCGRWRKEVAEKRGEQASPPLSSPSLFLSSRFWKELRYYMPVRGMRTRCPETNSLLNL; via the exons ATGGATTGGAGTCAGAGGTTGCAGCTCTTGCTCTTCTCACTCCTCTGTCTCACTGGCAACTCCAAGGCAGTAGGAG AGCTCTGTGTGGACAAAGGACGAGAGACTGAGTGGGTCTTTTCAGTTTCCGGTGATGCTGCCATGTTGACATCCACCCTGTTGGACCTCAACATGTCTGACAACCACAGCATCCCCTATAACATCTCATGGTATTACCTAAGGACTGGGACAGAGCTGACCAGGGAGACAGGAAAGACTCTGGTGCAGGGGAAGACACTCTGGATTTTTAACATCACGATGGAAGATGCTGGAGACTATGAGTGTGTTGTGAG ACAACCCTCCGAGTGCTACAAGAAGGTTGCCTTACTGATTGTGAACCACACCAACCCAAAAGAATGCGGTCGACCAGAAAAGGCCCAACATGTCCTGACCAACACAGCCACCTCTTTCCTGAACTGCCCATTGAGTGACCAAATCAGGGAAGTAGACAACTACTCCATCCAGTGGTACAAG GGCTGTGAACCCATTGTGGAAGATGATCCCTTGTGGCACAGGTTTAGTTATGTCAGTCACAGTACTATGGAGTTACTCCGAGTAGAAGTGGTCACCCTTGAGGATCATGCATTCTACACCTGCACCATGACCTTTAACTTGGAAGGGCTCAGCGGCAGGATCTCAGAGACCATCAACGGTACGGTGGACG TGGAGTATTGCCTGGAGCCCAAAGTGGTTGAACCTGCCAATGAGATCATCAAAGCAGATTTGG GTTCTTCCTTCAGTAAGATGTGTCGGGTGTTTGTCCCGAGTGTGGGGAATAAACATTGTGCAAATTTGAATTGGATTTCAAGAGAGAACTCAATTTCCAAAATTGTCTCAGAGCGCATCTTTCAGGAATCAGAAAG ggagtggagagaagaggagggtgtaTGGTTGGAGCGTAATTTGAATTTCTTGACGGTGGAAGAGGAAGACTTTTCCATCCATTACACGTGTAAGGTTTCCAGCGACAGAGGCAGTCCTTCTGCCTCCTTCACACTACAGCCTACAG ATCCAAACAACCTGTTCCCTATTGGGGTACTACTGACTAGTCTGGTATTGGTGTTTACTGTTAGTGTTGTTATTTACCATCGCTTTAAGATTGACATTGTGCTGTCGCTAAGGAGGGTGTTCCCGCTTCTCTACCCAAACACAG ACTCTGATGGGAAGCTGTATGATGCGTACGTGGCGTACCCCCGTCTGTTTGGGGATGGGGGCAGGGCCTGTGGAGAGGCAGAGATGTTTGCCCTCCACACGTTGCCCCAGGTTCTGGAGGGGAGGTGTGGCTACAGGCTCTTCATACTGGGCCGGGACAGCCTACCAGGGGAAG ccGTAGTAGATGCTGTGGAGGAGAGCATGCTGGCCAGCCGGTGTCTCCTCCTGGTCTACTCTGGCTCTACGTTCTGCAGTGACAGCAGCGGTGTCCTGGAGGCCTGGCAGATGTTCGAGAGGCAGACGGCCATGCACCATGCCCTGCTGGAGGGCTCCCTTAAGGTGGTCCTGGTGGAGCTGGAGGAGGTCACTCCTACACAGCTGGCCCTCTTCCCTGAGTCGGTGCGCCACCTCCGGGAGCGCCAGGGCGCCGTCTGCTGGTGGAAGAGTAGCAGGACAAGGAGGAACAAAGGGTTGAGGTGTGGGAGGTGGAGAAAAGAGGTGGcggagaagagaggggagcaggcttcgccccctctctcctcaccctctcttttCTTGTCCTCACGCTTCTGGAAGGAGTTGAGGTATTATATGCCAGTGAGGGGCATGAGGACGAGGTGCCCAGAGACGAACAGCCTGTTGAACTTGTGA